One genomic region from Sphingobacterium multivorum encodes:
- a CDS encoding glycoside hydrolase family 16 protein has product MKRVLSLSCFFLLFSACSVHYSPKEYPYVYMQKKDRELKEWKLVWEENFNSPKLDSSKWSRIPAGEADWNRHMSMDDACFGWENGELILKGIKNADKNSDSRPFLTGGIWSKGKFAFQYGRVEIKAKLGSAKGAWPAMWMLAELDKYGKYPRNGEIDIMEHLNFDNIIYQTTHSYYTLDLGQKENPKHFGTASVSTEAYNIYGISWYPDRIVFQVNGVDTFTYPRINDVDPSQWPYDQPFYLLIDQQLGGNWVGEVNQDKLPVEMRVDWVKVYQ; this is encoded by the coding sequence ATGAAGAGAGTCCTAAGCCTAAGTTGTTTTTTCTTACTGTTTTCTGCATGTAGTGTTCATTATAGTCCAAAAGAATATCCTTATGTGTATATGCAAAAGAAGGATCGTGAGCTTAAAGAATGGAAGCTGGTATGGGAAGAAAACTTCAATTCCCCAAAGCTAGATAGTAGTAAATGGTCCCGGATTCCAGCAGGGGAAGCCGATTGGAATCGGCATATGAGCATGGATGACGCCTGTTTTGGATGGGAAAATGGTGAGTTAATTCTTAAAGGAATAAAAAATGCAGACAAAAATAGCGATTCAAGACCATTTTTGACAGGCGGGATATGGAGCAAGGGGAAGTTTGCTTTTCAGTACGGACGCGTAGAAATCAAAGCCAAGCTTGGAAGTGCAAAAGGCGCATGGCCTGCCATGTGGATGCTGGCGGAGTTGGACAAGTATGGGAAATATCCTAGAAATGGTGAAATCGATATTATGGAGCATCTTAATTTTGACAATATCATATACCAGACCACGCATTCCTATTATACGTTGGATCTGGGGCAAAAGGAGAATCCGAAACATTTTGGTACAGCATCGGTCAGCACTGAAGCATATAATATATATGGTATAAGTTGGTATCCCGACCGCATCGTATTTCAGGTGAATGGTGTTGATACCTTTACTTACCCAAGAATTAATGATGTCGACCCTTCTCAGTGGCCATACGATCAACCCTTTTACCTTTTGATTGACCAACAGTTGGGCGGAAACTGGGTTGGTGAAGTAAATCAAGACAAGCTACCCGTTGAGATGCGTGTTGACTGGGTTAAAGTTTACCAATAG